CCGGCCCCCACAGTTCGACGACCATCTGCACGTACAGGGCCGCAAGGTTGAGACGAATCGTACCGCCGATGTTGGCGCCGGCGATCATGTGGCCGAGGTGCACCAGCGCCAACAGTCCCAGACCGATGACGCCGATCTTGATCAAATTTCTGTTGACGTCCTCGCCGGCGATGCCGGCGTCATGGATGCCGCGGACGACCACCAGCCCGTACAGGAGCGCGCACTGCAGGTCGCCGGCGGCATAGCCGGCAAGGAACCCATGAACGACGGGATTTTCGTCAAAACTCGGTTTGACCCACGACGGCGAGAGCGGCGCAACGATACTTTGAACGATGACGCTGACGACGATCGCCATCAGCACGGGGAAGAGAATGCGGCCGATGCGCTCGACCACTTTGCCGCTGCTGGCCACGAAGACGTAGATCACCGCGTAGAACGCGCCGTTGAACAGCAAGATAGCGGTTTTTCCCACGGGGCGCCAGCCCGTCAGCTGCAGGACGGCCGCCCACAGCGCGGCAGTGACGCGGGGGACAACGAAGAACGGCCCCAGCACGAGGATCGTCGCGGCGACGAAGAACAGCCCGAACACCGGCGAAGCGCGGCGCGCGATGTCGAGGAAATTGCCGCGCCCTTTGACCATCGCCACATAGCCCAAAAAGGGCAGGACGATCCCGGAGAGGAAAATCCCCAGGTATGCGCTCCACACGGCCGAACCGGCGTCGTTCCCCCAGGTGACGGGATAGAGCAGGCAAATGGCCCCAAAATGCATGGAAAACAGGCCGCCGCCCATGATCAGCAGCTCTTTCGGCGAGAGATTCTTTCTCATGATTCTCTTTATTCAGCTCCAATGGAAGATACCGGCGAAAATTTTTACGCAGCCGCAGCAGACCGAGAAAAACTCCTTTCGGAGCGCCGCGCAAAGAGATCTCATTCCCGCGGACGCGCGCCCTTCATTCCTCCCTGACGACGACGGCGTGCGGATTGTCGGGATTGGGATAACCCTTGGTCTTGCCCGTCAGCGACGTGATCTCGATCGCCAGCACGTTGACCACTTTCTCCAGTTTGGCGTCGGCGACGGAGTAGTTCTCCCTGACGTCACCGTAATGGGCGTGGAGCAGGTCGATGGCGCGGCGCTTTTCACCCAAGTCGGTGACGACGCGCACCTTTCCCTCGCCCATGACGCTGCGGTAGATGCCCCATTTATAGCCGGCCTTGACGGGGCTGGGAACCAGCTCGTAGCCGGCGACGACGTGAAAAGCCACGTCGGGGTGCGTCCGCATCGTTTCCGCCGTGCGCCCCTGCATGGCGCCGTGGATGTAAAGGCAGTTGTCGCCCAGGCCGTAATGAACCGGCACCGAGTAGGGTTTCCCCGCCGGGTCGATCAGCGCCAGATGAAGGATCTCGGCTTCTTCGAGGA
This sequence is a window from Pyramidobacter sp. YE332. Protein-coding genes within it:
- a CDS encoding pyridoxamine 5'-phosphate oxidase family protein is translated as MRRKDREVTSEAWIRKVLEEAEILHLALIDPAGKPYSVPVHYGLGDNCLYIHGAMQGRTAETMRTHPDVAFHVVAGYELVPSPVKAGYKWGIYRSVMGEGKVRVVTDLGEKRRAIDLLHAHYGDVRENYSVADAKLEKVVNVLAIEITSLTGKTKGYPNPDNPHAVVVREE
- a CDS encoding branched-chain amino acid transport system II carrier protein, coding for MRKNLSPKELLIMGGGLFSMHFGAICLLYPVTWGNDAGSAVWSAYLGIFLSGIVLPFLGYVAMVKGRGNFLDIARRASPVFGLFFVAATILVLGPFFVVPRVTAALWAAVLQLTGWRPVGKTAILLFNGAFYAVIYVFVASSGKVVERIGRILFPVLMAIVVSVIVQSIVAPLSPSWVKPSFDENPVVHGFLAGYAAGDLQCALLYGLVVVRGIHDAGIAGEDVNRNLIKIGVIGLGLLALVHLGHMIAGANIGGTIRLNLAALYVQMVVELWGPAGGRVFLVALATASLTATIGITSSTAGIWEKILGGRASYRQICAASCVISGLVSSTGIDAIVTVVGPVLDACYPGAIVITFFYCFCRHNNSRRNLFALKCAMIAAAVMGGAALLNVYAGLFHLDLPRFASFYAALPLSASSLAWIPASIAAYAVAWLGAAHRSGEVNVDGLEIE